The Streptococcus suis DNA window AGAATATAAATAGTACAAGTCAAAATGAGAAAATCCTAGAAGCAAAAACATGATACAATAAAAACATCGTACTACAGGAGGACTCATTATGGCAAAACATTATGACAAGCAGTTCAAATTGGACGCAGTGCAATATTATCAAGATCACAAGAATCTTGGTCTACAAGGCTGCGCATCGAATTTAGGTATCAGCCAGCAAACTCTTTCCAGATGGAAGAAAGAGCTAAACGATACTGGGAATATAGAACACCGTGGTTCCGGCAATTACTCTTCTGATGAGGAAAAAGAAATTGCTAAATTAAAGCGGGAGCTACGCGACACCCAGGATGCACTAGATGTATTAAAAAAAGCCATCAGCATTCTGGGAAAATAACAGAAGCCATTTATCTTGAGGTTTCTGAAAAGACAGAAATAGCTAAAAAGCAAAACCGCCGAGTTTCTGTCTCTGGAATGCTGAAAATCTTAGGCGTATCAAGATCTGGTTATCATGCATGGCTAAAACATGTACCTTCCAATATGCAAAAGCGTAAGGAAGCGGTTAAAACCAAAATAAAGGATATTTACAACGAATCAAAACAAAACTACGGAGCCCCCAAAATCACCAAGGAACTACAAAAGGATGGTGAAATCATCGCTGAACGAACGGTGGGCAAATATATGCGAGAAATGGGCATCAAAGCCCAGTGGATAAAACCCTGGACCATTACCACCAAAGACTCCGACTTTAGTAAGGAACTTCAAAATATCCTTGACGAACAATTCAACCCTGACCGCCCCAATGCCGTTTGGTGTAGTGATATCACCTACATTTGGACAGCCGAAGGCTTCGCCTATCTAACTAGCATCATGGACCTATTCTCCCGAAAAATCATTGCCTGGACGCTCTCCAAAACAATGGAAGTATCCTGTGTAATTGAAACTATAACCAAAGCTAAAGCAAGACGTCAAACGGATTTACCTTTGATTCTTCATAGCGATCGCGGAAGTCAATACGTTTCCAAGGAATATCGCAAAGCAACCGATAAAATGCAACTAAGCTACTCCAAGAAAGCCTTTCCTTGGGATAATGCCTGCATAGAATCCTTTCACTCCTTGATTAAACGGGAATGGCTCCATCGCTTCAAAATCCAGAATCATGCTCATGCACATAAACTCGTATTTGAATATATTGAATGCTTTTACAATACGAAAAGAATTCACGGCCACTGTGATTTTATGTCGCCGAATGATTTTGAAAAGTTGTATGCAGAAGCACAAAAAGACAATGAGCAATTAGCAAGTTAAAAAAAGGATAAAATTCTCATTTTAATGTGTACTAAATCTTGACATAGGACCATCTTCTAATATTTTTGGTAATGTTTTCTAATTTTTCTTCCCCTCTTTTTAAATTTTCTTATAATAACTTACACACTTCATGCTATAATAGTTATATGAGTTTTTAAAAGGAGCATGAAATGTCAAACTTAAAAGAGCAGGTTGGTATTAAGGCGGCGGAATTTGTAACGGATGGTATGGTTGTTGGTCTAGGGACTGGGTCTACAGCCTACTATTTTGTTAAAGAAATTGGCCGTCGGGTTGCGGAGCAGGGGTTGCAAATTATTGGTGTAACGACCTCTCATGCTACGGCAGAGCATGCTGCGTCCCTTGGGATTCCCCTAAAAAATATCGATGAAGTTGAGTATGTAGACTTAACGGTAGATGGGGCTGATGAAGTAGATGGAGCCTTTAACGGAATCAAAGGTGGCGGTGCAGCTTTATTAATGGAGAAAATTGTTGCGGTCAATAGTAAAGATTGCATCTGGATTGTTGATGAATCCAAAGTAGTTGAAACGCTAGGAGCATTTAAATTGCCAGTAGAAGTGGTTCAATACGGTTCTGAAAATCTATTTCGCTTGTTCGAATCAAAAGGATATCGACCAAGTTTCCGAATGAGTGATGGTGAAAAACTTGTGACGGATATGAAAAATTACATTATTGACCTCGATTTACAACGGATTGAAGATTCAGTTGCATTGGCGGAAGAATTGGATCGAACAGTTGGAGTTGTTGAACATGGTCTCTTTATTGGTTTGATTTCCAAGGTAATCGTTGGTACGCCTGACGGTCCTCAAATAGTTGAAAAATAAATAACATGAAAACGCTTCTCAATTACTAACAATGAGAAGCGTTTTTATGGTATAATGAAAACACGAACGTTTGAAGTTAATGAGAATTTATTTACAATTTTATAGATGTATTTTGCTATCCATTGTTTGCAAGCCCTATGAATAAGTATAGATTTTCTAGAATGAATCTATGCTCTAGGTGTTCGGGGATGGTCCGAGCACGAAGAAGGTAACAGATAATGCATTTATTAAAAGATGAAATTCCAGATATTTTACTGGTATTATGGTTGGAAATAAATTTTCTGTAACTCATGATTCAAAAGGAGACAATTATGCCTAAATTTAAACGTGTTCACTTGGTTGTTATGGATTCTGTCGGAATCGGCGCAGCACCAGACTCAGATAAATTTTTCAATGCAGCTGTAGCAGATACAGAGTCTGATACACTCGGTCACATTTCTGAAAAAGCTGGGCTTGATGTGCCAAACATGGCAAAAATTGGTCTTGGCAATATTCCTCGTGATACAGCGCTTGCGACAGTTCCTGCTGAAAGCCATCCAACTGGTTATGTAACCAAATTGGAAGAGGTTTCGCTTGGGAAAGACACCATGACAGGACACTGGGAAATTATGGGTCTCAATATTACTGAGCCTTTTGATACATTCTGGGATGGTTTCCCTGAAGAGATTTTGACAAAAATCGAAGAATTCTCAGGTCGTAAAATCATTCGCGAAGCAAACAAGCCGTATTCAGGTACAGCTGTTATTGATGACTTTGGACCTCGCCAAATGGAAACAGGGGAGTTAATCGTCTATACCTCCGCAGATCCTGTGCTTCAGATTGCAGCCCATGAAGACATTATTCCACTTGATGAGTTGTATCGTATCTGTGAATATGCTCGCTCGATTACCCTTGAACGCCCTGCTCTTCTAGGTCGTATCATCGCACGTCCATATGTTGGTGAACCAGGGAATTTCTCACGGACTGCAAACCGTCATGACTATGCGGTGTCACCGTTTGAAGCAACTGTCCTCAACAAACTGGCAGATGCGGGTGTACCAACTTACTCAGTTGGTAAAATCAGTGATATTTTCAATGGTTCAGGTATTACAAATGATATGGGTCACACCAAGTCCAACAAGCACGGTGTCGATGTGTTGATTGATACTCTGAAGTTATCAGACTTCGAGGAAGGATTTACTTTTACAAACCTAGTTGACTTTGATGCTGTCTATGGTCACCGTCGCAATATAGAAGGTTACCGCGACTGCTTGCAAGAGTTTGATGCACGTATTCCAGAGATTATTGACAATATGCGTGAAGATGACCTGCTCTTGATTACTGCAGACCACGGCAATGATCCATCTTATGTTGGGACAGACCATACACGTGAATATGTGCCTCTCTTGGCATACAGCAAGGCTTTCAAAGGAAATGGTATCTTGCCAGTCGGTCACTTTGCGGATATTTCAGCCACTGTTGCTGAAAACTTTGGTGTGGAGACAGCCATGATAGGTGAAAGTTTTTTAGGAGGTTTAGTTTAATGGAAAAAGTTGTAATTTATCATAATCCTGCATGTGGAACATCGCGCAACGTCCTTGCTATTATCCGACATGTTGGAATTGAACCTGAAATTGTTCATTATTTGGATACCCCACCGAGTGAGGAAGAATTGCATGATTTATTGTCCAAAATGGGAATAACAGCTAGAGATTTGTTACGAACCAATGTACCACCATATCATGAAATGGGGATTGATTGGGAGAGTGCATCTGAGGATACTATCATTTCGGCAATGGTTGTTGAACCAATTCTTATCAATCGACCAATTGTTGTGAGCTCAAAGGGTGTTAAATTATGTCGTCCTTCAGAGACAGTTTTGGAATTATTGCCACCAATGAAAACACCCTATGTTAAAGAAGATGGTGAAGTAGTTTTGCCTCTATAAAAATTTATATTCTATGGGTTTATCAAAGATTATAGAAAGGAAGTTTAATTAGCTAGGCTAATTGAATTTGGACGACAGTCCAGTATCATTGAACTTATGACATTAGTAGAAAAAATTTATGAAACAAAAGCGTTCTTGGAAGAAAAAGGTCTAGTGAAACCTGAATTCGGTTTGATCTTGGGATCTGGCTTGGGTGAATTAGCTCAAGAAGTTGAAAACGCCATTGTCATCGACTATGCAGATATTCCGAACTGGGGCAAATCAACGGTTGTTGGTCATGCTGGTAAGTTGGTTTACGGTGATTTGGCAGGACGTAAGGTCTTAGCTCTTCAAGGTCGTTTCCACTTTTATGAAGGAAATCCTATGGAGGTCGTGACCTTCCCTGTCCGTGTCATGAAAGCTCTCGGTTGCGAAGGAGTGATTGTGACAAATGCCGCAGGCGGTATCGGTTATGGTCCAGGTACCTTGATGGCAATTACTGACCACATCAACATGACAGGTCAAAACCCATTGATTGGTGCAAACTTGGAAGAATTTGGTCCACGTTTCCCAGATATGTCCAATGCCTACACTAAAGAATACCGTGAAAAAGCCCATACCATTGCGGAAAAATTGGGCATCAAGTTGGACGATGGTGTCTATCTAGGTGTGACAGGTCCTACATATGAAACACCTGCTGAAATCTTGGCCTTCAAGACTATGGGTGCACATGCAGTCGGTATGTCGACAGTACCAGAAGTTATCTTGGCTGCTCACTCAGGTATGAAAGTCTTGGGCATTTCTGCTATTACAAACTTTGCGGCTGGTTTCCAATCTGAACTCAATCACGAAGAAGTTGTAGAAGTAACCGAGCAAATCAAGGACAACTTCAAGGGCTTGGTGAAAGCTATCTTGGCTGAGTTGTAAATTGGTGTAAGTGAGAGTACAATGATCACATTTCACACTCTTACTTCAGTACTTTTATCGTTTTCCAATCTAATAAGAAGAATAATTATCAAGAAAGGTAAGGCTCTACATGTCTATCCATATCTCCGCAAAACCAGGTGAAATCGCTGATAAGATTTTACTGCCTGGTGATCCACTTCGTGCTAAATTTATCGCTGAAAACTTCCTTGAAGATGCTGTTTGTTTCAATGAAGTCCGCAATATGTTTGGCTATACAGGTACGTACAAAGGTCATCGTGTTTCTGTGATGGGAACAGGAATGGGTATGCCATCTATTTCTATTTATGCACATGAACTGATTACCGAATATGGCGTAAAAAAATTGATACGTGTGGGAACAGCCGGTTCTTTAAATAAGGATGTTCATGTCCGTGAATTGGTACTTGCTCAAGGGGCAGCTACTAATTCAAAAATGATGAATATTGACTGGCCAGAATATGATTTGCCCCAAATTGCTGATTTTGAATTGTTGGATAAGGCTTATCATATTGCTAAGGAACTTAACTTGACAATCCATGTCGGCAATGTCTTGTCATCAGATAGTTTCTATTCTCCAAAGCTATTCAGTCGGAACTTAGAATTAGGGAAATTGGGTGTGAAAGCTGTAGAAATGGAAGCAGCCGCACTTTACTATTTGGGTGCTAAGTTTGGTGTTCAAACCCTTGCTATTATGACAATTTCTGATAGTTTGGTGAATCCAGAAGAAGACACTACAGCTGAAGAGCGTCAAAACACATTCACTGATATGATGAAGGTTGGTTTGGAAACTCTGATTGCTGATGAATGATAAAAAATCTAGATTGCTATAAAACGCAATCGTTTGAAAGGCGAACCAATTTCTATTTGTACGGAACTTGGCTTGTCTTTTTTTGTTGAATAAGGTATAATAAAGAAAGCGGTTACATTTTTTAACAGAAACATTCGTGGATACTTACATAAATAAGTTTCCTAAAGGAGGAAAAGAATGATCAACTTACAAAACTTTGTCCAGTCTATGTATGCCAAACGTATCGAAGATTGCACAGACCAACAACTCTATTATGCTTTATTAGCCTTTACTAAACAACAAAGTGAAGCCAAGTATACCAACGATCAGAAGAAAAAAGTTTACTACATTTCAGCTGAATTCTTGATTGGTAAATTATTATCTAATAACCTAATCAATCTTGGACTTTATGATGAAGTGAAAAGTCAGTTGGTTGCAGCTGGCAAAGATTTGATTACCATTGAAGATATGGAATTAGAACCATCACTTGGCAATGGTGGTTTAGGTCGTTTAGCTGCCTGTTTCTTAGACTCGATTGCAAGTCTTGGTTTAAATGGTGATGGTGTTGGCCTCAACTATCATTTTGGTCTCTTTCGTCAATTATTTGCCTACCATCAACAGACTGCCGTTCCAAATGAGTGGATTACTCCGCATTCATGGTTAACGGAATCACCGATTTCTTATCAGGTGCCATTTGCTCACTTCACACTGACTTCAAAGCTCTATGATATTGATGTACCAGGTTATAAAGTAGAACGGAAAAACCGTCTGCGCTTGTTTGACCTAGGCTCAGTAGATGATAATATCATTTATGATGGTATAGAATTTGATAAAGAAGACATTTTTCGCAATTTGACTCTCTTCCTTTACCCAGATGATTCGACAGATGAAGGAAAAGTCCTTCGGATTTTTCAACAATATTTCATGGTGTCCAATGCTGCGCAACTCTTGATTGATGAGGCGATTGCCAAAGGTTCTAATCTGCATGATTTGCCTGATTACGCTGTCGTTCAAATCAATGATACCCATCCTTCATTGGTCATTCCTGAATTGATTCGTTTGTTAGAACTTCGTGGTATTTCATTTGATGAAGCGGTTGAGATCGTGAAAAAGATGACGGCCTATACCAACCATACCATTTTATCAGAGGCTTTGGAAAAATGGCCACTTGATTTCTTAAACCGTGTTGTGCCACATCTGGTACCATTTATCGAAGAATTGGACCGTCGTGCGAAAGCTGTCAAGAACGATCCAGCGGTGAACATTATTGATGAACAAGGCCGTGTTCATATGGCTCACATGGATATTCATTATGGCTATTCCATCAATGGAGTGGCGGCCCTTCACACAGAAATCCTGAAGACTTCAGAATTGAAGGCTTTTTACGAGCTTTATCCTGAGAAATTCAACAACAAAACAAACGGGATTACCTTCTGACGTTGGCTGATGCATGCGAATCCAAGTCTGGCAAGCTACTTTGATGGCTTAATCGGACATGGCTATCACCATGATGCGAGTGAATTGGAAAAACTTTTGGATTTCAAGGGAAACAAGGAACTTAAAGACTGGTTAGAAGAAACCAAACAACATAATAAACGTAAATTGCAACGTCATATTGCGAAAACTCAAGGTGTAGAGGTTAACCCTGAATCCATTTTTGATGTGCAAATCAAGCGCATGCATGAGTACAAACGGCAACAAATGAACGTATTATATGTCATTTACAAATATCTGGATATCAAAGCTGGAAATATCCCAACCCGACCATTAACCGTATTCTTCGGAGGAAAAGCGGCACCAGCCTATACAACTGCCCAAGATATTATTCACTTAATATTAGTATTGTCACAAGTTATTCAAAATGACCCTGATGTGGCCCCACATTTGCAAGTGGTGATGATTGAAAATTATAATGTAACCGAGGCGAGTTATATTATCCCAGCAGCAGATATTTCCGAACAGATTTCTCTTGCATCTAAGGAAGCATCAGGTACTGGCAATATGAAATTCATGTTGAATGGTGCGTTGACAATTGGTACGGATGATGGTGCCAATGTAGAAATCCATGAATTGGTTGGTGATGAAAACATCTACATTTTTGGTCAAGATAGTCAAACTGTTATTAATCATTATGCAAATGGAACCTACCACCCATCCGCTTACTACGAACGCGATACAATCCGTCCATTGATTGATTTCATTACTAGTGATGTTGTACGTCATGCTGGTGGTATCGATGAACGTCTATGGCGCTTACAAGATAACTTGAAACACAATGACCACTTTATGACCCTCTTAGACTTGGAAGATTACATTCTAACCAAGGAACGCATGTTGACAGATTATGAAGACCGTAATAGCTGGCTTGAAAAAGTGATTGTCAACATTGCCAAATCTGGATTCTTCTCATCAGACCGTACGATTCAACAGTACAATGAAGATATCTGGCATTTGGAAGCTAAATAGCATAAAAGTAGACAGATAATCTAAAAAAATCTCACTCTGAACAACATTAGAAAAAAATAGCTTAGAATCAACGTTGCTGATGGCGTCCTTCTAAGCTATTTTTTATGTTAAAGACTAGTTATCCAGATTTATTTTTTTGAATTTTATAGTCGAATGAATTAACTTTCAGACAAGGAGCTGAGACGCAGGCTGTACTAGAGTACGGCAAGGCGAAAGCGACGATGTATCAAAGTTAAT harbors:
- a CDS encoding IS3 family transposase; the protein is MTEAIYLEVSEKTEIAKKQNRRVSVSGMLKILGVSRSGYHAWLKHVPSNMQKRKEAVKTKIKDIYNESKQNYGAPKITKELQKDGEIIAERTVGKYMREMGIKAQWIKPWTITTKDSDFSKELQNILDEQFNPDRPNAVWCSDITYIWTAEGFAYLTSIMDLFSRKIIAWTLSKTMEVSCVIETITKAKARRQTDLPLILHSDRGSQYVSKEYRKATDKMQLSYSKKAFPWDNACIESFHSLIKREWLHRFKIQNHAHAHKLVFEYIECFYNTKRIHGHCDFMSPNDFEKLYAEAQKDNEQLAS
- the arsC gene encoding arsenate reductase (glutaredoxin), translated to MEKVVIYHNPACGTSRNVLAIIRHVGIEPEIVHYLDTPPSEEELHDLLSKMGITARDLLRTNVPPYHEMGIDWESASEDTIISAMVVEPILINRPIVVSSKGVKLCRPSETVLELLPPMKTPYVKEDGEVVLPL
- the rpiA gene encoding ribose-5-phosphate isomerase RpiA, translating into MSNLKEQVGIKAAEFVTDGMVVGLGTGSTAYYFVKEIGRRVAEQGLQIIGVTTSHATAEHAASLGIPLKNIDEVEYVDLTVDGADEVDGAFNGIKGGGAALLMEKIVAVNSKDCIWIVDESKVVETLGAFKLPVEVVQYGSENLFRLFESKGYRPSFRMSDGEKLVTDMKNYIIDLDLQRIEDSVALAEELDRTVGVVEHGLFIGLISKVIVGTPDGPQIVEK
- a CDS encoding transposase, which produces MMAKHYDKQFKLDAVQYYQDHKNLGLQGCASNLGISQQTLSRWKKELNDTGNIEHRGSGNYSSDEEKEIAKLKRELRDTQDALDVLKKAISILGK
- a CDS encoding purine-nucleoside phosphorylase, which translates into the protein MTLVEKIYETKAFLEEKGLVKPEFGLILGSGLGELAQEVENAIVIDYADIPNWGKSTVVGHAGKLVYGDLAGRKVLALQGRFHFYEGNPMEVVTFPVRVMKALGCEGVIVTNAAGGIGYGPGTLMAITDHINMTGQNPLIGANLEEFGPRFPDMSNAYTKEYREKAHTIAEKLGIKLDDGVYLGVTGPTYETPAEILAFKTMGAHAVGMSTVPEVILAAHSGMKVLGISAITNFAAGFQSELNHEEVVEVTEQIKDNFKGLVKAILAEL
- the deoD gene encoding purine-nucleoside phosphorylase, with product MSIHISAKPGEIADKILLPGDPLRAKFIAENFLEDAVCFNEVRNMFGYTGTYKGHRVSVMGTGMGMPSISIYAHELITEYGVKKLIRVGTAGSLNKDVHVRELVLAQGAATNSKMMNIDWPEYDLPQIADFELLDKAYHIAKELNLTIHVGNVLSSDSFYSPKLFSRNLELGKLGVKAVEMEAAALYYLGAKFGVQTLAIMTISDSLVNPEEDTTAEERQNTFTDMMKVGLETLIADE
- a CDS encoding phosphopentomutase gives rise to the protein MPKFKRVHLVVMDSVGIGAAPDSDKFFNAAVADTESDTLGHISEKAGLDVPNMAKIGLGNIPRDTALATVPAESHPTGYVTKLEEVSLGKDTMTGHWEIMGLNITEPFDTFWDGFPEEILTKIEEFSGRKIIREANKPYSGTAVIDDFGPRQMETGELIVYTSADPVLQIAAHEDIIPLDELYRICEYARSITLERPALLGRIIARPYVGEPGNFSRTANRHDYAVSPFEATVLNKLADAGVPTYSVGKISDIFNGSGITNDMGHTKSNKHGVDVLIDTLKLSDFEEGFTFTNLVDFDAVYGHRRNIEGYRDCLQEFDARIPEIIDNMREDDLLLITADHGNDPSYVGTDHTREYVPLLAYSKAFKGNGILPVGHFADISATVAENFGVETAMIGESFLGGLV